In Pseudomonas poae, a single genomic region encodes these proteins:
- a CDS encoding phage antirepressor protein → MSDISTATSNVIPFDFRGNSVRAVTINGEPWFVASDISSLLEYRDSFNMCRNLDEDEKGTHPVSTLGGTQKMLAINESGLYAAILRSKKKEAKQFRKWVTSEVLPSIRKQGSYRDHDGKMETLVGQTIGTDGFHMLGAVVKGKVSNLPAPVQRRATAKIWAQTHAAFGVRSAADIPADQLDSARNFIAAYVVLEGEYLPREPKIGAVEHSFPDPSTCWSPPGDADGSGRWSRMAGCSA, encoded by the coding sequence ATGAGCGATATTAGCACAGCCACATCCAATGTCATCCCTTTCGACTTTCGCGGGAACAGCGTCCGTGCAGTCACGATCAATGGTGAGCCATGGTTTGTGGCTTCCGATATCTCGTCTCTGCTTGAGTATCGCGACTCCTTCAACATGTGTCGCAATCTTGATGAAGATGAAAAGGGTACTCACCCAGTGAGTACCCTTGGCGGCACGCAAAAGATGCTCGCCATCAATGAATCCGGCCTCTATGCAGCGATCCTTCGTAGTAAGAAAAAGGAGGCTAAGCAGTTTCGCAAGTGGGTAACTTCTGAGGTTCTTCCCTCGATTCGCAAGCAAGGAAGCTACCGAGATCACGATGGGAAGATGGAAACCCTCGTAGGCCAAACAATCGGGACCGACGGATTTCATATGCTGGGTGCCGTGGTAAAGGGGAAGGTATCCAATCTCCCTGCTCCAGTTCAGCGCCGCGCTACCGCAAAGATCTGGGCTCAAACCCACGCAGCATTCGGTGTTCGGTCGGCAGCGGACATTCCAGCCGATCAACTGGACTCCGCACGTAACTTCATCGCCGCTTATGTGGTGCTCGAAGGCGAGTACCTCCCACGCGAACCAAAAATCGGAGCGGTTGAACATTCATTTCCCGATCCAAGCACTTGCTGGTCGCCGCCAGGGGATGCTGACGGATCGGGGCGATGGTCGCGCATGGCTGGATGTTCGGCTTGA
- a CDS encoding Arc family DNA-binding protein, which yields MVSMLNPQMDPMGAKQVEPIGSVYVKTHLVHYFKMNRTDPQFKLRIPVVLKEALDAKADENSRSLSNEMLRRLEITIELDELLAVSGGFDYAAGVLAHLIKENQALKSERDEFRSLVKNDFSKLLDERIDLLESRLLSLPDSSFGKSVAKTKK from the coding sequence TTGGTCTCAATGCTAAATCCTCAGATGGACCCAATGGGTGCAAAACAAGTAGAACCCATTGGGTCCGTTTACGTCAAGACCCATTTGGTCCATTATTTCAAAATGAATAGAACAGACCCCCAATTCAAGCTTCGGATACCCGTCGTACTCAAGGAAGCCCTTGACGCAAAGGCGGATGAGAACTCGCGCTCCCTGTCGAATGAGATGCTTAGGCGGCTAGAGATAACGATTGAACTGGATGAGCTGCTAGCCGTCAGTGGCGGCTTTGACTATGCCGCCGGAGTTCTGGCCCACTTGATCAAAGAGAACCAGGCGCTTAAATCGGAAAGGGATGAATTCCGATCCCTCGTTAAGAATGATTTTTCAAAGCTGCTGGATGAGCGGATAGATCTTCTTGAGTCAAGGCTGCTCAGCCTTCCTGACTCTTCCTTCGGGAAATCTGTCGCGAAGACAAAGAAGTAA
- a CDS encoding phage tail tape measure protein, which produces MSTNFASLGISVESSQAAKAADDLDKLVDSAEGAQKAIDELGKSGEGLANTGKKITQAESEVAQGVEKSTAAIDRRSGASRKAADSAVAEINVIGQLDRAMTGNITSMESLIQAEGLLERARKGGLVTIEEQAKYQDQLGRAYDKIEKAEAKELSQKQKLIEAENRQIEALKRTVNGIDPVTAKLAKLEAQEKALNDLHKSGQIDAERYNEALAKIGKDRAGLTDAAGAFDKLKLGTRQAQENVMQLANAIQAGDLGSGARAIAQLGAGAGESAKNLAGMLIPAGLLVAVIGSLGYAYFDAMKQAREFNAAINGGTNGAGQTIASLKDMADGAGRVTGNLTGAREAVVSLASGAATSGTQMRNLAEAAAAVSEVTGQGAGELAKSFATAGETATEAAGKISSQYGLLTLEQYQVIKGLDDQGDSQRALDVLSEDLNQAALTRLKTYRESLSDVERDWDNIKTAIKGAYAEVRSEIFPDLAKQIEITQRVLDTRKGGGVAGAISNGLSSLNTALGLGTGEHDDSTEALEKKLAGLKARQAASSNLAIATGENTDANQKAIEAQKALDAQLDNINPLNKRKAAQDKLNQQFRTLYENAEKTGQKSPLLDGVIYDGSKFSGGAYDTLLKGLQDKNKDPKAAGTQVDLTSFNDAKNELAAITDTYKNYQKELDAAQKAGLLSEEDYLLRRQALIGNQLDQTTAAYEDEITALEAAKGKKTTTAAQSIQLDQKIADARAGMVKAQKDADSQLEVLATNETGRLAKQERAISTYVQALGQQQRALELAGQRAVLGVGQGDRQNALSGELNSQQDRFAQQSLELANQKSDPSRNMSEEEFARKSQALADANKAATDQIRQNYADVENAQGDWTKGATAAWDNYLDSASNIAGQTKSLFGNAFSSMEDSIVNFAMTGKLSFADFTKSILADMARIATRQASSALLGSLVGAAASYLGGSAAGGGNGLAAGSAGATSSNLGASSAGYSNTYFPQALGGAWSGGVQMFADGGAFTNSIVSKPTAFGMANGKTGVMGEAGEEAIMPLTRTSSGKLGVMAAGGGSGSTQINVEVHIDGEGNASSSADAPGYDLFGKELAAFVEQKYQQMRNKDMGQGGVINKAIKGR; this is translated from the coding sequence ATGAGCACTAACTTCGCCTCCCTCGGCATTTCCGTTGAGTCCTCACAGGCAGCGAAGGCTGCTGACGACCTGGACAAGCTCGTCGACTCGGCCGAGGGCGCACAGAAGGCAATTGACGAACTAGGCAAGTCCGGAGAAGGCTTGGCCAACACCGGGAAGAAGATCACCCAAGCAGAGAGCGAAGTAGCTCAGGGCGTTGAAAAGTCGACTGCCGCAATAGATCGGCGGTCCGGAGCAAGCCGCAAGGCGGCCGACAGCGCTGTTGCTGAGATAAATGTAATCGGCCAGCTCGATCGAGCTATGACCGGCAACATTACCAGCATGGAGTCGCTGATTCAGGCGGAAGGCTTGCTTGAGCGCGCGCGCAAAGGCGGCCTTGTCACCATTGAAGAGCAGGCGAAGTACCAAGATCAACTGGGCCGAGCTTATGACAAGATCGAGAAGGCCGAAGCCAAAGAGCTGTCGCAGAAGCAGAAGCTGATCGAAGCGGAAAATCGTCAGATTGAGGCGCTGAAGCGTACCGTCAACGGGATTGACCCGGTGACCGCCAAGCTGGCTAAGCTGGAGGCCCAAGAGAAAGCCCTCAACGATCTGCACAAGTCTGGTCAAATTGACGCCGAGCGTTATAACGAGGCCCTGGCAAAGATTGGGAAAGATCGGGCAGGGCTGACGGATGCTGCGGGAGCTTTCGACAAGCTAAAGCTCGGCACCCGCCAAGCTCAGGAAAACGTAATGCAGCTCGCCAACGCCATCCAGGCGGGTGATCTGGGCAGCGGGGCGCGTGCGATCGCTCAGCTGGGTGCTGGCGCCGGTGAGTCGGCGAAAAACCTGGCAGGTATGCTGATCCCGGCCGGCCTGCTGGTCGCCGTAATCGGTTCGCTGGGCTACGCATACTTCGATGCAATGAAGCAGGCACGCGAGTTCAATGCCGCGATCAATGGCGGTACGAATGGTGCCGGGCAGACCATCGCCAGCCTGAAGGACATGGCCGACGGCGCTGGGCGCGTCACCGGCAACCTGACCGGCGCGCGCGAGGCAGTTGTTTCGCTTGCATCCGGAGCAGCTACCAGCGGCACGCAGATGCGCAATCTGGCCGAAGCTGCAGCTGCCGTGAGTGAAGTAACTGGGCAGGGCGCCGGCGAACTTGCCAAGTCCTTTGCCACTGCCGGCGAGACGGCCACCGAGGCGGCAGGCAAGATCAGCAGCCAGTATGGACTTCTGACACTCGAGCAGTACCAGGTGATCAAGGGGCTGGACGACCAAGGCGACAGTCAGCGCGCGCTGGATGTGCTCAGCGAAGACCTGAATCAGGCCGCACTTACGCGGCTGAAGACCTATCGCGAGTCGCTATCTGACGTAGAGCGCGACTGGGACAACATCAAGACCGCTATCAAAGGCGCGTACGCCGAAGTCCGGTCGGAGATTTTTCCCGACCTGGCCAAGCAGATCGAGATCACGCAGCGGGTGCTGGACACGCGCAAAGGCGGAGGGGTGGCTGGTGCCATTTCCAATGGACTCAGCTCGCTCAACACCGCACTGGGCCTGGGCACCGGGGAGCATGACGACTCGACCGAGGCTCTAGAAAAGAAACTTGCAGGCCTGAAAGCCAGGCAGGCGGCCAGCTCCAATCTGGCAATCGCCACCGGTGAAAACACTGACGCGAACCAGAAGGCTATTGAGGCTCAGAAAGCTCTGGATGCTCAGCTCGACAACATAAATCCGCTGAACAAGCGTAAGGCTGCTCAGGACAAGCTGAATCAGCAGTTCAGAACACTGTACGAGAACGCGGAGAAAACAGGCCAGAAGTCTCCGCTGCTCGATGGTGTAATTTACGACGGCAGTAAGTTCTCCGGCGGCGCCTATGACACGCTACTGAAGGGGCTCCAGGACAAGAATAAAGACCCGAAAGCCGCCGGCACGCAGGTCGACCTGACCAGCTTCAACGACGCCAAGAACGAACTGGCGGCCATCACCGACACCTACAAAAACTACCAGAAGGAACTGGACGCGGCGCAGAAGGCCGGCCTGCTGTCCGAGGAAGACTATCTGCTGCGGCGCCAGGCGCTGATCGGCAACCAACTCGACCAAACCACGGCGGCTTACGAGGATGAGATTACCGCACTGGAGGCCGCCAAGGGCAAGAAGACTACTACGGCCGCTCAAAGCATTCAGTTGGACCAGAAGATCGCCGACGCGCGCGCAGGAATGGTCAAGGCGCAGAAGGATGCGGATAGCCAGCTTGAGGTACTGGCGACCAACGAGACCGGCCGCCTTGCCAAACAGGAGCGGGCGATCAGCACTTACGTGCAGGCGCTGGGGCAGCAACAGCGGGCTTTGGAACTGGCGGGCCAGCGCGCGGTGCTCGGCGTGGGGCAGGGCGATCGCCAAAACGCGCTCAGCGGCGAACTGAATAGCCAGCAAGACCGGTTTGCTCAGCAGTCGCTGGAGTTGGCCAACCAGAAGTCCGACCCGTCGCGCAATATGTCGGAAGAGGAGTTCGCCCGAAAATCGCAGGCGCTTGCCGATGCCAACAAAGCAGCAACCGATCAAATCCGGCAGAACTATGCGGATGTGGAGAATGCCCAGGGCGACTGGACGAAGGGCGCGACGGCTGCCTGGGACAACTACCTGGATTCGGCGAGCAACATCGCCGGCCAGACCAAGAGCCTGTTCGGTAACGCCTTCAGTTCCATGGAGGACTCGATCGTCAACTTCGCCATGACTGGGAAGCTGTCATTTGCAGATTTTACCAAGTCGATCCTGGCTGACATGGCACGTATCGCTACCCGTCAGGCCAGCTCGGCGTTGCTGGGCAGTCTGGTGGGCGCTGCGGCAAGTTACCTCGGCGGCAGCGCTGCCGGTGGTGGCAATGGTTTGGCGGCTGGATCTGCTGGGGCTACATCGTCAAACCTCGGCGCCTCTTCGGCCGGCTACTCCAACACCTACTTCCCACAGGCTTTGGGCGGCGCATGGTCGGGCGGTGTGCAGATGTTTGCCGACGGCGGTGCCTTCACCAACTCCATCGTCAGCAAGCCCACGGCTTTTGGCATGGCCAACGGCAAGACAGGGGTTATGGGCGAGGCAGGGGAAGAGGCGATCATGCCGCTGACCCGCACATCCAGTGGCAAGCTTGGGGTTATGGCTGCTGGCGGCGGATCTGGATCAACGCAGATCAATGTCGAGGTGCACATCGATGGCGAAGGTAACGCCTCGTCCTCGGCTGATGCTCCAGGCTATGACCTGTTCGGCAAGGAACTGGCCGCGTTCGTTGAGCAGAAGTACCAACAGATGCGCAACAAGGACATGGGCCAGGGCGGCGTCATCAACAAAGCAATTAAGGGGCGCTGA
- a CDS encoding DNA-binding protein translates to MSNIIPFDFHGHAVAFNGGGWINATQAAKQFGKLPNEWLRLPETIEYLKAMARTCGEIPYVKTSRARADRGGGTWIHPKLAVAFARWLSADFAVWCDVQIDTLLHGDIGIRQEYEGACRILDEREKLASAQGKGLAAWRWQKPVLERRVEHLLEQLQLTLQLDVA, encoded by the coding sequence ATGAGCAACATTATCCCGTTTGATTTTCACGGCCATGCTGTCGCCTTTAATGGTGGCGGCTGGATTAACGCCACGCAGGCGGCCAAGCAATTCGGGAAGTTGCCAAATGAATGGCTTCGACTCCCGGAGACGATCGAGTATCTGAAGGCGATGGCGCGTACATGCGGGGAAATCCCGTATGTAAAAACCAGCCGGGCTCGTGCGGATCGCGGCGGCGGTACTTGGATTCATCCAAAGCTGGCCGTTGCGTTCGCGCGCTGGCTTTCTGCCGACTTCGCCGTTTGGTGTGATGTTCAGATTGATACGCTGTTGCATGGGGATATCGGGATTCGCCAAGAGTACGAAGGAGCATGTCGAATATTGGACGAGCGTGAAAAACTCGCCAGCGCCCAAGGGAAAGGGCTGGCAGCATGGCGCTGGCAAAAGCCTGTGCTTGAGCGACGCGTCGAGCATTTGCTGGAGCAGCTTCAACTGACACTGCAGCTCGACGTAGCGTAA